The Bradysia coprophila strain Holo2 chromosome IV, BU_Bcop_v1, whole genome shotgun sequence genome includes a region encoding these proteins:
- the LOC119066341 gene encoding probable aconitate hydratase, mitochondrial isoform X1: MINIQAKRLASHAVSLNQRWFHASCVASAKVAMSKFDQGVYMPYEKLAGNIDQVKKRLNRPLTLSEKVLYSHLDKPSEQDIVRGESYLRLRPDRVAMQDATAQMAMLQFISSGLPRVAVPSTIHCDHLIEAQVGGEKDLARAKNINEEVYRFLATAGAKYGVGFWKPGSGIIHQIILENYAFPGLLMIGTDSHTPNGGGLGGLCIGVGGADAVDVMADIPWELKCPKVIGVHLSGKISGWTSPKDVILKVADILTVKGGTGAIIEYHGKGVDSISCTGMATICNMGAEIGATTSLFPFNSRMADYLKSTNREGIASEANKYQAQLLTADAGCQYDEVIEINLDKLEPHVNGPFTPDLAHPISKLGENSKKNGYPMDIKVGLIGSCTNSSYEDMGRCASIAKNALKHGIKSKIPFNVTPGSEQIRATIERDGIAETFRQFGSTVLANACGPCIGQWDRQDVKKGDKNTIVTSYNRNFTGRNDANPATHCFVTSPEMVTALSIAGRLDFNPLTDELTGSDGKKFKLDSPFGDELPSRGFDPGMDTYDAPPNDGSKVRVDVDPKSQRLQILEPFDVWNGKDLTEMTVLIKVKGKCTTDHISAAGPWLKYRGHLDNISNNMFIGAVNSENNEVNKIKNQLTGEWGGVPDVARSYKSKGVKWVAVGDENYGEGSSREHAALEPRHLGGRAIIVKSFARIHETNLKKQGMLPLTFANPADYDKIQPTDKISILGLANFAPGKPVDCEIKHADGKVDKIKLNHTFNDQQIGWFKAGSALNRMKQIAAGK, encoded by the exons ATGATTAACATACAG GCAAAACGATTGGCCTCACATGCCGTGTCGCTCAATCAACGATGGTTCCACGCAAGCTGTGTAGCATCTGCCAAAGTGGCTATGTCGAAATTCGATCAAGGCGTTTACATGCCGTACGAAAAACTTGCCGGCAACATCGATCAAGTGAAGAAACGCTTGAATCGCCCGTTGACCTTGTCCGAAAAAGTCCTCTACTCCCATTTGGACAAACCATCCGAACAAGATATTGTACGCGGTGAATCGTATCTACGTTTGCGACCCGATCGAGTGGCCATGCAAGACGCCACCGCTCAAATGGCTATGTTGCAGTTTATTTCGTCTGGGCTTCCAAGAGTTGCTGTGCCATCGACCATCCATTGTGATCATTTGATTGAGGCACAAGTTGGTGGCGAGAAGGATTTGGCGCgtgcaaaaaatataaatgaagaAGTTTACCGTTTCTTGGCGACAGCCGGAGCTAAATACGGAGTAGGTTTCTGGAAGCCAGGCTCTGGTATTATCCATCAGatcattttggaaaattacgCTTTCCCGGGTCTGCTGATGATTGGTACAGATTCGCATACTCCAAATGGAGGCGGTTTGGGTGGTTTGTGTATCGGTGTTGGTGGTGCTGATGCTGTCGACGTAATGGCAGATATTCCATGGGAATTGAAATGTCCCAAGGTCATCGGTGTACATTTGAGTGGCAAAATCAGTGGCTGGACGTCACCAAAGGATGTCATCTTGAAGGTAGCTGATATTCTTACAGTAAAAGGAGGAACTGGCGCTATCATTGAATATCACGGCAAAGGAGTCGACTCAATTTCTTGTACTGGCATGGCAACTATTTGCAACATGGGAGCCGAAATCGGTGCAACTACATCATTGTTCCCGTTCAACAGTCGAATGGCTGACTACTTGAAATCCACCAATCGTGAAGGCATTGCTTCGGAAGCCAACAAATACCAGGCTCAACTGTTGACGGCTGATGCAGGCTGTCAATACGATGAAgtgattgaaattaatttggataagCTGGAGCCACACGTGAATGGACCATTCACTCCAGATTTGGCTCATCCAATCAGTAAGCTCGGCGAAAACTCCAAGAAGAATGGCTATCCAATGGACATCAAAGTTGGTTTGATTGGATCGTGTACAAATTCATCGTACGAAGATATGGGACGTTGTGCCTCGATTGCCAAAAATGCTCTTAAGCACGGAATCAAATCCAAAATCCCATTCAATGTAACCCCGGGATCAGAGCAAATTCGTGCCACCATCGAACGTGACGGTATCGCCGAAACATTCAGACAGTTTGGCAGTACG GTTTTGGCTAACGCTTGCGGTCCATGTATTGGTCAGTGGGATCGTCAAGATGTAAAGAAAGGTGACAAGAACACCATTGTTACATCGTACAATCGTAATTTCACCGGACGTAATGACGCCAATCCAGCCACTCATTGCTTCGTAACCAG CCCTGAAATGGTCACTGCTCTTTCAATTGCTGGTCGCCTTGACTTCAACCCCTTAACCGATGAACTAACAGGCAGCGAtggaaagaaattcaaattggATTCACCGTTCGGCGATGAACTTCCATCGCGAGGATTCGATCCCGGCATGGATACTTATGATGCCCCGCCAAAT GATGGAAGCAAAGTTAGAGTTGATGTCGACCCAAAGAGTCAGCGACTCCAAATCTTAGAACCCTTCGATGTGTGGAATGGCAAAGATCTGACCGAAATGACCGTTTTGATTAAAGTGAAAGGAAAGTGTACAACCGATCACATTTCAGCTGCTGGACCATGGCTCAAATACCGTGGACATTTGGACAACATTTCAAACAACATGTTCATTGG TGCCGTCAATTCGGAAAACAATGAAGTCAACAAAATCAAGAACCAATTGACCGGTGAATGGGGTGGTGTACCCGATGTAGCTCGCAGCTACAAATCAAAGGGAGTGAAATGGGTTGCCGTTGGCGATGAGAACTACGGCGAAGGATCATCCCGCGAACATGCCGCTTTGGAACCACGTCATTTGGGTGGCCGTGCTATTATTGTAAAATCGTTTGCTCGCATCCACGaaacaaatttgaagaaaCAAGGAATGTTGCCGTTGACGTTCGCCAATCCAGCTGATTATGATAAG aTCCAACCAACCGATAAAATCTCAATCCTCGGCCTCGCTAACTTTGCTCCAGGCAAACCAGTTGATTGTGAAATCAAACATGCCGACGGTAAGGTGGATAAAATTAAACTGAACCATACGTTCAACGATCAACAGATCGGCTGGTTCAAGGCGGGTAGTGCACTCAATCGCATGAAACAAATTGCTGCTggcaaataa
- the LOC119066341 gene encoding probable aconitate hydratase, mitochondrial isoform X2 encodes MMISTAKRLASHAVSLNQRWFHASCVASAKVAMSKFDQGVYMPYEKLAGNIDQVKKRLNRPLTLSEKVLYSHLDKPSEQDIVRGESYLRLRPDRVAMQDATAQMAMLQFISSGLPRVAVPSTIHCDHLIEAQVGGEKDLARAKNINEEVYRFLATAGAKYGVGFWKPGSGIIHQIILENYAFPGLLMIGTDSHTPNGGGLGGLCIGVGGADAVDVMADIPWELKCPKVIGVHLSGKISGWTSPKDVILKVADILTVKGGTGAIIEYHGKGVDSISCTGMATICNMGAEIGATTSLFPFNSRMADYLKSTNREGIASEANKYQAQLLTADAGCQYDEVIEINLDKLEPHVNGPFTPDLAHPISKLGENSKKNGYPMDIKVGLIGSCTNSSYEDMGRCASIAKNALKHGIKSKIPFNVTPGSEQIRATIERDGIAETFRQFGSTVLANACGPCIGQWDRQDVKKGDKNTIVTSYNRNFTGRNDANPATHCFVTSPEMVTALSIAGRLDFNPLTDELTGSDGKKFKLDSPFGDELPSRGFDPGMDTYDAPPNDGSKVRVDVDPKSQRLQILEPFDVWNGKDLTEMTVLIKVKGKCTTDHISAAGPWLKYRGHLDNISNNMFIGAVNSENNEVNKIKNQLTGEWGGVPDVARSYKSKGVKWVAVGDENYGEGSSREHAALEPRHLGGRAIIVKSFARIHETNLKKQGMLPLTFANPADYDKIQPTDKISILGLANFAPGKPVDCEIKHADGKVDKIKLNHTFNDQQIGWFKAGSALNRMKQIAAGK; translated from the exons ATGATGATATCTACG GCAAAACGATTGGCCTCACATGCCGTGTCGCTCAATCAACGATGGTTCCACGCAAGCTGTGTAGCATCTGCCAAAGTGGCTATGTCGAAATTCGATCAAGGCGTTTACATGCCGTACGAAAAACTTGCCGGCAACATCGATCAAGTGAAGAAACGCTTGAATCGCCCGTTGACCTTGTCCGAAAAAGTCCTCTACTCCCATTTGGACAAACCATCCGAACAAGATATTGTACGCGGTGAATCGTATCTACGTTTGCGACCCGATCGAGTGGCCATGCAAGACGCCACCGCTCAAATGGCTATGTTGCAGTTTATTTCGTCTGGGCTTCCAAGAGTTGCTGTGCCATCGACCATCCATTGTGATCATTTGATTGAGGCACAAGTTGGTGGCGAGAAGGATTTGGCGCgtgcaaaaaatataaatgaagaAGTTTACCGTTTCTTGGCGACAGCCGGAGCTAAATACGGAGTAGGTTTCTGGAAGCCAGGCTCTGGTATTATCCATCAGatcattttggaaaattacgCTTTCCCGGGTCTGCTGATGATTGGTACAGATTCGCATACTCCAAATGGAGGCGGTTTGGGTGGTTTGTGTATCGGTGTTGGTGGTGCTGATGCTGTCGACGTAATGGCAGATATTCCATGGGAATTGAAATGTCCCAAGGTCATCGGTGTACATTTGAGTGGCAAAATCAGTGGCTGGACGTCACCAAAGGATGTCATCTTGAAGGTAGCTGATATTCTTACAGTAAAAGGAGGAACTGGCGCTATCATTGAATATCACGGCAAAGGAGTCGACTCAATTTCTTGTACTGGCATGGCAACTATTTGCAACATGGGAGCCGAAATCGGTGCAACTACATCATTGTTCCCGTTCAACAGTCGAATGGCTGACTACTTGAAATCCACCAATCGTGAAGGCATTGCTTCGGAAGCCAACAAATACCAGGCTCAACTGTTGACGGCTGATGCAGGCTGTCAATACGATGAAgtgattgaaattaatttggataagCTGGAGCCACACGTGAATGGACCATTCACTCCAGATTTGGCTCATCCAATCAGTAAGCTCGGCGAAAACTCCAAGAAGAATGGCTATCCAATGGACATCAAAGTTGGTTTGATTGGATCGTGTACAAATTCATCGTACGAAGATATGGGACGTTGTGCCTCGATTGCCAAAAATGCTCTTAAGCACGGAATCAAATCCAAAATCCCATTCAATGTAACCCCGGGATCAGAGCAAATTCGTGCCACCATCGAACGTGACGGTATCGCCGAAACATTCAGACAGTTTGGCAGTACG GTTTTGGCTAACGCTTGCGGTCCATGTATTGGTCAGTGGGATCGTCAAGATGTAAAGAAAGGTGACAAGAACACCATTGTTACATCGTACAATCGTAATTTCACCGGACGTAATGACGCCAATCCAGCCACTCATTGCTTCGTAACCAG CCCTGAAATGGTCACTGCTCTTTCAATTGCTGGTCGCCTTGACTTCAACCCCTTAACCGATGAACTAACAGGCAGCGAtggaaagaaattcaaattggATTCACCGTTCGGCGATGAACTTCCATCGCGAGGATTCGATCCCGGCATGGATACTTATGATGCCCCGCCAAAT GATGGAAGCAAAGTTAGAGTTGATGTCGACCCAAAGAGTCAGCGACTCCAAATCTTAGAACCCTTCGATGTGTGGAATGGCAAAGATCTGACCGAAATGACCGTTTTGATTAAAGTGAAAGGAAAGTGTACAACCGATCACATTTCAGCTGCTGGACCATGGCTCAAATACCGTGGACATTTGGACAACATTTCAAACAACATGTTCATTGG TGCCGTCAATTCGGAAAACAATGAAGTCAACAAAATCAAGAACCAATTGACCGGTGAATGGGGTGGTGTACCCGATGTAGCTCGCAGCTACAAATCAAAGGGAGTGAAATGGGTTGCCGTTGGCGATGAGAACTACGGCGAAGGATCATCCCGCGAACATGCCGCTTTGGAACCACGTCATTTGGGTGGCCGTGCTATTATTGTAAAATCGTTTGCTCGCATCCACGaaacaaatttgaagaaaCAAGGAATGTTGCCGTTGACGTTCGCCAATCCAGCTGATTATGATAAG aTCCAACCAACCGATAAAATCTCAATCCTCGGCCTCGCTAACTTTGCTCCAGGCAAACCAGTTGATTGTGAAATCAAACATGCCGACGGTAAGGTGGATAAAATTAAACTGAACCATACGTTCAACGATCAACAGATCGGCTGGTTCAAGGCGGGTAGTGCACTCAATCGCATGAAACAAATTGCTGCTggcaaataa